Proteins found in one Pseudoxanthomonas sp. SL93 genomic segment:
- a CDS encoding reprolysin-like metallopeptidase, with protein sequence MKYRVGACALMFVLAGCSGEGPDSSLASMRGSAATGTDAKLAVSLPASRASGKSIASAPDRGALVSYANKGAAAKREGAYTYFPVAISEEHAIKAILTGEMTVPSPDGSQVKLRYERHKEEVDGNWTWVGRVINGDKMQEAIITFGEKAVYGSIPQANGKPPLSLQTRQGALWAVEVDPSKAASGNTGHTDMMVRPAAALRTSLGAATMQSATPKQAATAVTQAAPPTASNTVDVAIGYTPEFATANGGTSAATTRLVYLIQIGNQAFTNSQINGYLRLVQVVQVSYTNTNTNQTALTELTGSNGSSPVTIPASLVPLRTARDQYGADIAVLVRKFNTPENEGCGIAWLNGAGQTAITSADAAFGYAVVSDGTDQGTDGKTYYCAEETLVHEAAHIMGSAHDRDNSKTSTGALQYGRFAYSFGMKTSSANGNFYTVMAYGDTGQTPYRVFSNPNITTCGGRACGLADQTDNARSLSQTIPVVTTFRATVVPVGSIPNDYDGDGRSDLYWRNSSTGNNDVWFLNGAALVSSATVFRDADQNWVVAGSGDFNADGRADVLWRNSSTGQTRIQHMNGPNVLATSGNSLTVSDQNWKIVAIADFDGDGASDIYWRNAVSGYNDLWLMGALVPRASASVYRETSQAWQVVGSGDFNGDGFADIFWRNATTGQNCIHLMNGTSIIGAAFTDTVNDTNWKVAAIRDFNRDGRADIYWHNDASGMNYLWTMNGTQVATVSFVHYEADQNWKILNSGDYNGDGYYDILWRNVVTGQNLVHMMNGPSVIAAGQLNRVSDLNWKITGR encoded by the coding sequence ATGAAATACCGGGTCGGCGCGTGCGCCTTGATGTTTGTTCTGGCTGGGTGTTCTGGAGAAGGCCCCGATTCCAGCCTTGCCTCGATGCGTGGATCCGCGGCAACTGGTACCGATGCCAAGCTGGCTGTGTCTCTGCCGGCCTCGCGGGCGTCGGGCAAATCGATTGCCAGTGCCCCGGATCGTGGCGCCTTGGTGAGCTACGCCAATAAAGGCGCGGCCGCCAAGCGCGAAGGCGCTTATACTTATTTCCCCGTCGCGATCAGTGAAGAACACGCGATCAAGGCGATCCTCACCGGCGAGATGACCGTGCCGTCCCCCGATGGCAGCCAGGTCAAGCTGCGCTATGAGCGCCACAAGGAAGAAGTCGACGGCAACTGGACCTGGGTTGGCCGTGTCATCAACGGCGACAAGATGCAGGAAGCCATCATCACGTTCGGCGAGAAGGCCGTTTATGGCTCCATTCCGCAAGCAAACGGCAAGCCGCCGCTGAGCCTTCAGACCCGCCAAGGCGCGCTCTGGGCAGTCGAGGTGGATCCCTCCAAGGCCGCCTCCGGCAACACCGGCCATACCGACATGATGGTGCGCCCGGCTGCTGCGTTGCGTACCTCGCTGGGTGCAGCAACGATGCAGTCGGCTACCCCGAAGCAGGCGGCGACTGCTGTAACTCAGGCGGCTCCGCCTACCGCATCAAATACGGTGGATGTCGCGATCGGTTATACCCCCGAGTTCGCTACGGCCAATGGCGGCACTTCCGCCGCAACGACGCGCCTCGTTTACCTAATCCAGATCGGCAACCAGGCGTTCACCAATAGTCAGATCAATGGCTATCTGCGCCTCGTGCAAGTCGTGCAGGTGAGCTATACGAACACCAATACCAATCAGACCGCCTTGACCGAGCTGACTGGCAGCAATGGTTCTTCGCCAGTGACGATTCCTGCCAGCTTGGTTCCACTGCGTACCGCGCGCGACCAATATGGCGCCGATATTGCGGTCCTGGTGCGCAAATTCAACACGCCCGAGAATGAAGGCTGCGGTATCGCATGGCTCAATGGTGCAGGCCAGACAGCGATCACCAGTGCAGATGCGGCGTTCGGTTATGCGGTCGTCAGTGATGGCACCGATCAGGGCACGGACGGTAAAACCTACTACTGTGCCGAAGAAACCCTGGTACATGAAGCCGCGCACATCATGGGGTCGGCCCACGACCGTGACAATTCGAAGACGTCGACGGGTGCCTTGCAATACGGTCGCTTTGCCTACTCATTCGGGATGAAGACGAGTTCCGCCAACGGTAACTTTTACACTGTGATGGCGTATGGCGATACCGGGCAGACCCCCTATCGCGTGTTCTCCAACCCGAACATCACCACTTGTGGTGGTCGTGCTTGCGGTCTGGCGGATCAGACCGACAACGCGCGTAGTTTGAGTCAGACTATTCCGGTGGTTACAACATTCCGTGCGACGGTTGTGCCGGTGGGGTCTATTCCCAATGACTATGATGGTGATGGACGCTCAGACCTTTATTGGCGCAACTCGTCAACGGGTAACAATGATGTCTGGTTCCTGAATGGAGCGGCGTTGGTGTCATCGGCTACTGTTTTCAGGGATGCCGACCAGAATTGGGTTGTTGCTGGCTCGGGTGACTTCAATGCCGATGGGAGGGCTGATGTGCTGTGGCGCAACAGTTCGACGGGGCAGACCCGCATACAGCACATGAATGGTCCTAATGTTCTGGCGACGTCAGGGAATTCACTCACCGTGAGCGACCAGAACTGGAAGATCGTTGCTATTGCTGATTTTGATGGTGACGGGGCCTCAGACATCTACTGGCGCAATGCCGTTTCCGGCTATAACGACTTGTGGTTGATGGGCGCCTTGGTGCCTCGCGCATCCGCGAGCGTATATCGCGAAACCAGCCAGGCTTGGCAGGTGGTCGGAAGTGGCGATTTCAACGGAGACGGATTCGCGGACATTTTCTGGCGGAATGCCACGACGGGCCAGAACTGCATTCATTTGATGAACGGAACTTCCATCATCGGGGCCGCATTCACGGACACGGTGAACGACACGAATTGGAAAGTGGCGGCGATCCGTGACTTCAATCGTGATGGTCGCGCAGATATCTATTGGCACAACGATGCTTCAGGGATGAACTACCTGTGGACCATGAACGGCACCCAGGTTGCGACGGTGTCATTCGTGCACTACGAAGCGGATCAGAACTGGAAGATCTTGAACAGCGGTGACTACAACGGGGACGGCTACTACGACATCCTGTGGCGCAACGTCGTTACTGGCCAGAATCTGGTTCACATGATGAACGGTCCCAGCGTCATTGCGGCGGGACAGTTGAACCGGGTTTCGGATCTGAACTGGAAAATCACCGGGCGCTAA
- a CDS encoding rhamnan synthesis F family protein, which produces MKTLEALLRSYKLRGGGARGLISLLLRAYEVTHALGFNGFVRWVRGATHRSSDSTAHCQNSLLAPPTPLADISLKVGVVAHIFYEDLADEFVDYLSRIPLPFELLISTTDESITGRLHEVFGGLPNVSRVTIRVVENRGRDIAPLLVEFHSEVSKLDLICHIHTKKSLYTGMEQHDWRRYLLDSLLGSPERISWITGLFDSNADLGMVYPETFTSIPLSAHTWLSNAAHARLLGRMLRIEINPEDYIDFPAGSMFWSRVSGLRPLFDLDLRTSDFPIESGQTDGTLHHAIERLFAELIKHGGQRIGVMPQDGKQIIHANGSKNWAAYFSSSVRDKIQGRSQNLRLASFDIYDTLVTRAFLTPSGARAYFGHLIHELFSIDGFTELRSRAESVARAKQGSDVSIHVIYAELEKLSGIDETLLSSVRELELQFERRILAPRPAVIAAAAELGAKGVRVIAISDMYLGANELKSVLPGEAGSVTTEVFSSCETATRKDDGTTWDLIGKKMGVTGAKWLHVGDNELADVHKPLAHGLMQPIHVLRPNALVQAVPALRSLQLTTSASWQDQLWVGLVARRLTRLADENPRCFGISLEIQDPELAGYLVLGPLLVDYLAWLARHALSTEAEKIVFLSREGYLLKRGYEQMRLFVPSLDRAEGIYLLASRRSTGMASLQSADDVTTLLQGSYEGSLHDLLVARMGRRVAEQVPIDLTRSYVTLPEQRDHVVNALIPSMKRVLEVAAMERETYLHYWNTHIGTSRPLISDVGYSGTIQSCLSRLTGTTMNGAYFGLTERARSVPGNLAARYHDERLHGPKALSPLFRHDILLESMLTAPQGQLLSLERNTTTGDIDPVHAEESRTRAQLAAIEQLHTGACAFIKDVGHIVGGDILQMDADRMLVQQPLDCLGSGKWKAAGWGKQLSVDDHHTGRGVIYPTA; this is translated from the coding sequence ATGAAAACTCTTGAGGCTCTGCTGCGCTCGTACAAATTGAGAGGTGGCGGTGCAAGAGGGCTGATTTCTCTGCTCCTTCGTGCCTATGAAGTTACGCATGCGCTCGGCTTCAACGGATTCGTGCGCTGGGTTCGCGGCGCGACGCATCGATCATCCGACAGCACCGCGCACTGCCAGAATTCATTGCTGGCTCCTCCAACGCCGCTTGCTGATATATCGCTGAAAGTCGGTGTCGTAGCACACATCTTCTACGAGGATTTGGCTGACGAGTTCGTGGATTATCTATCCAGAATTCCGCTTCCTTTCGAGTTATTGATATCAACCACCGATGAGAGCATCACCGGTCGACTGCATGAAGTTTTCGGTGGCTTGCCAAATGTATCTCGCGTCACGATTCGTGTCGTCGAGAACAGAGGGAGGGACATTGCCCCACTGCTTGTCGAGTTCCATAGCGAAGTATCGAAGCTTGATCTGATTTGTCATATCCACACGAAGAAATCGCTCTACACCGGCATGGAACAACATGACTGGCGTCGCTATTTGCTCGATTCACTTCTGGGGAGCCCCGAAAGGATCTCCTGGATCACCGGACTGTTCGACTCCAACGCTGATCTGGGCATGGTTTACCCAGAAACCTTCACATCGATCCCCCTGTCTGCTCACACGTGGCTATCCAATGCCGCGCATGCACGCCTCCTGGGGAGGATGCTCAGAATCGAAATCAATCCAGAAGATTACATTGATTTCCCTGCCGGATCCATGTTCTGGTCGCGCGTCTCAGGACTGAGGCCGCTGTTTGATCTCGATCTTCGCACGTCAGATTTTCCAATCGAGTCCGGGCAGACCGACGGCACGCTCCACCATGCGATCGAGCGTCTCTTTGCGGAACTGATAAAGCATGGCGGCCAGCGCATCGGCGTCATGCCTCAAGATGGAAAACAGATTATCCACGCCAATGGAAGCAAGAACTGGGCTGCGTACTTTTCCTCATCGGTACGCGACAAGATACAGGGAAGATCCCAGAACCTTCGTCTGGCCTCGTTCGATATCTACGACACTCTGGTGACTCGCGCCTTTCTTACACCCTCTGGTGCACGGGCGTACTTTGGCCATCTTATCCACGAGCTTTTTTCCATCGATGGCTTCACCGAATTGCGCTCACGCGCCGAGTCGGTGGCGCGCGCGAAGCAGGGAAGTGATGTTTCCATCCATGTCATATACGCCGAGCTCGAAAAGCTTTCTGGCATCGATGAAACATTACTCTCCAGCGTCAGGGAGCTGGAGCTTCAATTCGAGCGAAGAATTCTGGCGCCAAGGCCAGCGGTTATCGCTGCTGCTGCAGAACTCGGCGCCAAGGGCGTGCGGGTCATTGCAATATCTGACATGTATCTCGGTGCGAACGAGTTGAAGTCGGTGCTGCCCGGCGAGGCAGGCTCGGTCACGACGGAAGTTTTTTCTTCCTGCGAGACAGCTACCCGCAAGGACGACGGGACCACCTGGGACCTGATTGGCAAGAAAATGGGCGTTACGGGGGCGAAGTGGCTTCATGTGGGCGACAACGAACTTGCGGACGTGCACAAGCCGCTCGCTCACGGGCTGATGCAGCCGATCCATGTTCTGCGCCCGAATGCATTGGTGCAGGCAGTGCCTGCACTTCGCTCACTCCAACTTACAACGTCCGCATCCTGGCAGGATCAGTTATGGGTGGGCCTCGTCGCCAGACGCCTCACGCGCCTGGCTGACGAGAATCCCCGATGCTTTGGAATCTCGCTGGAAATACAGGATCCGGAACTTGCCGGCTACCTGGTGCTGGGACCCCTTCTTGTAGACTACCTCGCATGGCTGGCGCGCCACGCCTTGTCTACAGAAGCTGAAAAAATAGTATTCCTCAGCCGTGAAGGATATTTGCTCAAGCGCGGCTACGAGCAAATGAGGCTGTTCGTGCCCAGCCTTGATCGCGCCGAAGGAATCTATCTTCTGGCCTCACGACGCAGCACCGGCATGGCCAGTCTCCAGTCTGCGGACGATGTAACCACCCTTTTGCAAGGATCATATGAGGGCTCACTGCACGATCTGCTGGTGGCCCGGATGGGCCGGCGCGTCGCTGAGCAAGTACCGATTGATCTCACCAGGTCATATGTCACCCTCCCCGAGCAAAGAGACCATGTCGTAAATGCGCTGATCCCAAGCATGAAGAGAGTTCTCGAAGTCGCCGCGATGGAACGCGAAACATACCTCCACTACTGGAATACGCACATCGGCACGTCACGCCCGCTAATCTCGGATGTGGGATATTCGGGCACGATTCAGTCATGTTTATCTCGCTTGACCGGTACGACGATGAACGGCGCCTACTTCGGCCTGACCGAACGGGCCCGCTCCGTACCCGGTAATTTGGCGGCGCGGTATCACGACGAGCGCCTGCATGGACCCAAGGCACTCAGCCCCCTCTTCCGGCATGACATCTTGCTTGAGTCCATGCTTACCGCGCCTCAGGGGCAGTTATTGAGCTTGGAGCGCAACACGACAACTGGCGACATCGATCCTGTGCATGCCGAAGAATCTCGCACCCGGGCACAACTTGCTGCGATTGAGCAACTTCACACGGGAGCGTGCGCGTTCATCAAAGATGTTGGGCACATCGTGGGCGGCGACATTCTTCAGATGGATGCCGATCGCATGCTTGTACAGCAACCACTGGACTGCCTTGGCTCCGGCAAGTGGAAGGCGGCGGGCTGGGGGAAGCAGCTTTCGGTTGACGACCACCACACAGGACGTGGGGTGATTTACCCGACGGCGTAA
- a CDS encoding electron transfer flavoprotein-ubiquinone oxidoreductase, with protein MSDVERDVMEYDVVTVGAGPAGLAFAIRLKQLNPDFSVCVIEKASTIGAHILSGAVIEPGPLDALLPGWRDNPPPVCVPAGEDEFWLLNKEGGHKFPIVPPGMRNHGNFIVSLGAMCAWLAPQAEALGVEIYPGFAASETLHDESGAVTGVRIGDMGVAKDGSHKPGFTQGIDIRAKVTVLAEGARGHLTKRLVKQFQLDKDSDPQAYSIGIKELWQVPAGRVTPGKIVHTIGWPADNDTYGGSFLYHLDGDRVALGYVSGLDYKDPEYKPWEAFQQWKNHPLIKSLLDGGTILSAGARAIVTGGWQSLPKVEMPGALLIGDTAGLLNVPKIKGTHQAIRSGMLAAEHLMANDLRPAGFDAKLRGSDAMAELKQVRNIKPGFKKGLWFGLLNAAWETAVGGRSPWTLKITPDWSSLDKVGEHEQPKRDYVDRSLAPRDRLQGVYFAATEHDEDQPVHLKVADTSICITRCTTEYDNPCTRFCPAGVYEIVEDATEGRRLQINAANCVHCKTCDIKDPYEIITWVTPEGGSGPNYQNL; from the coding sequence ATGTCCGATGTCGAACGCGATGTAATGGAGTACGACGTCGTGACCGTCGGCGCGGGCCCCGCGGGGCTGGCGTTTGCGATCCGCTTGAAACAGCTTAATCCCGACTTCTCCGTCTGCGTCATCGAGAAAGCCAGCACCATCGGTGCGCATATCCTGTCCGGGGCGGTGATCGAACCCGGCCCGCTGGATGCCCTGCTGCCCGGATGGCGCGACAACCCGCCACCGGTATGCGTACCCGCGGGCGAAGACGAGTTCTGGCTGCTGAACAAGGAGGGCGGCCACAAGTTTCCGATCGTGCCGCCCGGCATGCGCAACCATGGCAACTTCATCGTCAGCCTGGGCGCGATGTGCGCATGGCTGGCGCCGCAGGCCGAAGCGCTGGGGGTCGAGATCTACCCGGGCTTCGCGGCCTCGGAGACGCTGCACGATGAGAGCGGCGCGGTGACCGGCGTGCGCATCGGCGACATGGGTGTGGCGAAGGACGGTTCGCACAAGCCGGGATTCACGCAGGGCATCGACATCCGCGCCAAGGTCACGGTGTTGGCCGAAGGTGCCCGCGGGCACCTGACGAAGCGCCTCGTCAAGCAGTTCCAGCTGGACAAGGACAGCGACCCGCAGGCCTATTCCATCGGCATCAAGGAACTCTGGCAGGTGCCGGCCGGCCGCGTCACGCCCGGCAAGATCGTGCACACCATCGGCTGGCCGGCCGACAACGACACCTATGGCGGCAGCTTCCTGTACCACCTGGATGGCGACCGGGTCGCGCTGGGTTACGTCAGCGGACTCGACTACAAGGATCCCGAATACAAACCGTGGGAAGCCTTCCAGCAGTGGAAGAACCATCCCCTGATCAAGTCCCTGTTGGATGGCGGAACGATATTGTCGGCCGGTGCGCGCGCCATCGTCACCGGCGGCTGGCAGTCGCTGCCGAAAGTGGAAATGCCGGGTGCGCTGCTGATCGGCGACACTGCCGGCCTGCTCAATGTCCCCAAGATCAAGGGCACCCACCAGGCGATCCGCAGCGGCATGCTTGCCGCCGAGCACCTGATGGCGAATGACCTCAGGCCCGCCGGTTTCGACGCGAAACTCCGCGGCTCGGACGCCATGGCGGAGCTGAAGCAGGTCCGCAACATCAAGCCCGGTTTCAAAAAGGGCCTGTGGTTCGGGCTGTTGAATGCCGCCTGGGAAACGGCGGTGGGTGGCCGCTCGCCGTGGACCCTGAAGATCACGCCCGACTGGTCATCACTCGACAAGGTGGGCGAACACGAACAGCCCAAGCGCGACTACGTCGATCGCAGCCTCGCGCCGCGCGATCGCCTGCAGGGCGTCTACTTCGCCGCCACCGAGCACGACGAAGACCAGCCCGTGCACCTGAAGGTGGCCGATACGTCCATCTGCATCACTCGCTGCACCACCGAATACGACAACCCCTGCACCCGCTTCTGCCCCGCCGGCGTCTACGAGATCGTCGAGGACGCCACCGAAGGCCGGCGCCTGCAGATCAACGCCGCCAACTGCGTGCACTGCAAGACCTGCGACATCAAGGACCCCTACGAGATCATCACCTGGGTCACCCCGGAAGGTGGCTCGGGGCCGAATTACCAGAACCTGTGA
- a CDS encoding alpha-ketoglutarate-dependent dioxygenase AlkB: protein MTIPRPESANGAAGALPGASLTFVPDWLTRERADRLFDEVMRETPWEVHRIRMFGRMVDSPRLSCWMGDPQAMYRYSGADFVPHAWVPALADLRARVQRETGSPFNSVLANLYRSGRDAMGWHSDDELELGAQPVIASVSLGATRRFLLKHRQQPDTKLALELPHGSLLVMAGDTQRLYRHALPRTARPVGPRINLTFRWIDPALR from the coding sequence ATGACCATACCCAGGCCCGAGTCGGCGAATGGAGCAGCAGGCGCGCTTCCCGGCGCGTCGTTGACCTTCGTGCCTGACTGGCTTACGCGTGAACGGGCTGACAGGCTGTTCGATGAGGTGATGCGGGAAACGCCGTGGGAAGTCCACCGCATCCGGATGTTCGGGCGCATGGTGGATTCGCCGCGCCTGAGCTGCTGGATGGGCGACCCGCAGGCGATGTACCGCTACTCCGGCGCGGATTTCGTGCCGCATGCGTGGGTCCCCGCATTGGCCGACCTTCGTGCGCGCGTGCAGCGAGAGACCGGAAGTCCGTTCAACAGCGTTCTCGCCAACCTGTACCGGAGCGGCCGCGACGCCATGGGCTGGCACAGCGATGATGAGCTGGAACTGGGGGCGCAACCGGTGATCGCATCGGTCAGCCTGGGGGCAACACGACGTTTCCTGCTGAAGCATCGGCAGCAGCCGGATACGAAACTCGCGCTCGAACTGCCGCATGGCAGCCTGCTGGTCATGGCGGGCGACACCCAGCGCCTGTATCGGCATGCGCTGCCGCGTACGGCGCGACCGGTGGGGCCACGCATCAATCTGACGTTCCGCTGGATTGATCCCGCCCTGCGGTGA
- a CDS encoding ABC-type transport auxiliary lipoprotein family protein, translating into MKPLRIPFCLSLMLLVVPGCSILGSEQRDPVTIYSPDIRVAPEASWPSVPWTLVIAKPTAARVVDSPRISVRPVPGELQVYRGATWAQPATDLLQDAIQRTLEDSGRIGAVASADAGILGDYKLVMDLRRFEADYAGEATPSAVVEVSAKLVYNRDQRVVASRTFLSRQPANGAEIPQVAAAFEQALAASTRDIAGWVLQTGYGDTPTKR; encoded by the coding sequence ATGAAGCCGCTGCGTATTCCGTTTTGCCTGTCGTTGATGCTGCTGGTGGTTCCGGGCTGCTCCATCCTGGGCAGTGAACAGCGCGACCCGGTGACGATCTATTCGCCGGATATCCGCGTCGCGCCGGAGGCCAGCTGGCCTTCCGTACCGTGGACGCTGGTGATTGCCAAACCCACCGCCGCGCGCGTCGTCGACAGCCCACGCATCAGCGTCCGTCCGGTCCCCGGCGAACTGCAGGTCTACCGCGGCGCGACGTGGGCGCAACCGGCCACCGACCTGCTGCAGGACGCCATCCAGCGCACGCTGGAGGACTCCGGCCGCATCGGTGCCGTCGCCAGTGCGGATGCCGGCATCCTGGGCGACTACAAGCTGGTGATGGACCTGCGACGGTTCGAGGCCGACTACGCCGGTGAAGCCACGCCTTCGGCGGTGGTCGAAGTCAGTGCGAAACTGGTCTACAACCGCGACCAGCGCGTGGTGGCCTCGCGTACGTTCCTGAGCCGGCAACCGGCCAACGGCGCCGAGATCCCGCAGGTGGCCGCCGCGTTCGAACAGGCATTGGCCGCCTCCACGCGCGACATCGCCGGGTGGGTCCTGCAGACCGGCTACGGCGACACGCCGACCAAGCGCTGA
- a CDS encoding MlaD family protein, with product METRANYVLIGAFTIIIASALLLFGLWAAKYSSERTWQEYQVVFREAVTGLSVGSPVQYNGIAVGSITKLSLAPNDPRQVIARIRVESFTPIKTDTRAKLAITSLTGPTIIQLSGGTPQAPALTSVDTREAPVIQTAPSALQNITDTANRIVERLDQALSDKNVASLTTTLQNLETLSGSLASREEGLQSLIASARDAANNLDATLTTTNGTIQRLDQNLVRELPGILNQLESTLAKLDSAANNADAILGENRAAINSFASDGLGQLGPTLTELRGLVRDLRRVSDRLEGNPARYLLGRDAPKEFDPK from the coding sequence ATGGAAACCCGGGCCAACTACGTCCTGATCGGTGCGTTCACCATCATCATTGCCAGCGCCTTGCTGCTGTTCGGCCTGTGGGCGGCGAAATACTCGTCCGAGCGCACCTGGCAGGAGTACCAGGTGGTGTTCCGCGAGGCGGTCACCGGCCTGTCGGTCGGCAGTCCCGTGCAGTACAACGGCATCGCGGTGGGCTCCATCACCAAGCTGTCGCTGGCACCCAACGATCCGCGCCAGGTCATCGCGCGGATCCGCGTGGAATCCTTCACGCCCATCAAGACCGACACCCGCGCCAAGCTGGCCATCACCAGCCTGACCGGCCCGACCATCATCCAGTTGAGTGGTGGTACCCCGCAGGCGCCGGCCCTGACCAGCGTGGATACGCGCGAGGCGCCGGTCATCCAGACCGCGCCTTCCGCGCTGCAGAACATCACCGATACCGCCAATCGCATCGTCGAGCGGCTGGACCAGGCCTTGAGCGACAAGAACGTGGCGAGCCTGACGACCACGTTGCAGAACCTGGAAACGCTGAGCGGCTCGCTGGCCAGCCGCGAGGAAGGCCTGCAGTCGCTGATCGCCAGCGCGCGCGATGCCGCCAACAATCTTGACGCCACGCTGACCACCACCAATGGCACCATCCAGCGGCTGGACCAGAACCTGGTGCGCGAACTCCCCGGCATCCTCAACCAGCTGGAAAGCACGCTGGCCAAGCTGGATTCCGCCGCCAACAATGCGGACGCGATCCTCGGTGAGAACCGCGCCGCCATCAACAGCTTCGCCAGCGACGGCCTTGGCCAGCTTGGCCCCACGCTGACCGAACTGCGTGGCCTCGTACGCGATCTGCGCCGCGTCAGCGACCGGCTGGAAGGCAACCCCGCGCGCTACCTGCTGGGCCGCGATGCACCCAAGGAGTTCGACCCGAAATGA
- a CDS encoding ABC transporter ATP-binding protein: protein MADDSPIIRIRRLVNRFGEQVVHEDLDLDVRRGEILGVVGGSGTGKSVLMRSILALRTPDAGEIEVLGVDARSDDVASRQHIERNTGVLFQDGALFSSLTVGENVQVPLKEHHPELPDSWRYELALLKIKLAGLPADALNKLPSQLSGGMRKRAGLARALALDPPLLFLDEPTAGLDPIGAAAFDHLIKTLQEALGLTVFLITHDLDTLYAICDRVAVLADRQVVTVAPLNEVEQFDHPWVQEYFHGPRARAARDGQRAFGSHTTQTAV from the coding sequence ATGGCAGACGACTCCCCCATCATCCGCATCCGTCGCCTGGTCAATCGCTTTGGCGAACAGGTCGTGCACGAAGACCTCGATCTGGACGTGCGTCGCGGCGAGATCCTCGGCGTGGTCGGCGGCTCGGGCACCGGCAAGTCGGTGCTCATGCGTTCCATCCTGGCCCTGCGCACGCCGGATGCCGGCGAGATCGAGGTGCTGGGCGTGGACGCGCGATCCGACGATGTCGCTTCTCGCCAGCACATCGAACGCAACACCGGCGTGCTGTTCCAGGATGGCGCGCTGTTCTCGTCGCTGACGGTGGGCGAGAACGTGCAGGTGCCGCTGAAGGAACACCACCCGGAACTCCCGGACAGCTGGCGCTACGAACTCGCCCTGCTGAAGATCAAGCTCGCCGGCCTGCCTGCGGATGCGCTGAACAAGCTGCCTTCGCAACTTTCCGGTGGCATGCGTAAGCGCGCCGGCCTGGCGCGTGCGCTGGCACTGGATCCGCCCCTGCTCTTCCTGGACGAGCCCACGGCCGGGCTCGACCCGATCGGTGCGGCGGCATTCGACCACCTGATCAAGACCCTGCAGGAAGCGCTGGGGCTGACGGTCTTCCTGATCACCCACGACCTGGACACGCTGTACGCTATCTGCGACCGCGTCGCCGTGCTTGCGGACCGCCAGGTGGTCACGGTGGCGCCCTTGAACGAGGTGGAGCAGTTCGACCACCCCTGGGTACAGGAGTACTTCCATGGTCCGCGTGCGCGTGCTGCGCGCGACGGGCAACGGGCCTTCGGGTCGCACACTACGCAAACGGCAGTCTGA